A single window of Granulicella sibirica DNA harbors:
- a CDS encoding energy transducer TonB → MHTVAPTYPALAARMHITGSVRVAVVVQPNGLVAKAHALSGHPLLEPAAEQAVRKWKFAPGPGWSSNVVQVRFAFNQKSN, encoded by the coding sequence ATTCATACCGTCGCGCCAACTTACCCGGCGTTGGCTGCACGGATGCACATTACCGGATCGGTGCGGGTGGCGGTCGTCGTGCAGCCGAATGGCTTAGTGGCCAAGGCGCACGCGCTTTCAGGACATCCTCTGCTCGAACCTGCAGCGGAGCAGGCGGTCCGCAAGTGGAAATTCGCTCCGGGTCCGGGCTGGTCGAGCAATGTCGTCCAGGTTCGGTTCGCTTTCAACCAGAAGAGTAATTAG
- the ileS gene encoding isoleucine--tRNA ligase, translating to MPDAPNTPESKPLKATLNLPQTTFSMKANLPVNEPIRLEAWAKEDLYGQIRAARTGSPKYILHDGPPYANGAIHLGHALNKCIKDFVVKTKTMAGFDAPYVPGWDCHGLPIEIKVDEQLGRKKLDMDPVAVRKACRAYAEKYVDLQRSQFQRLGVFGRWDNPYKTMSFEYEAAIVETFYEFYEREFVYKGLKPVFWCIHDRTALAEAEVEYEQHTSPSIYVRYALTGDATAIDPAFADLSGQAGPVYTIIWTTTPWTIPASQAVAFNPEMEYVALACAGGTYIIAEALLASVVAACDLKSAAAPDEAATQADVLVRFAGSRMEGATFQHPFLDRSILGVNAPYVTAEQGTGAVHTSPAHGVDDFYTGKRYNLPELQYVDNAGKQKNTNGQPYEDLTVFKSNPVITEILRESGALLSASTLLHSYPHCWRCHNPVIVRATEQWFIAMETPMHAAVSEEETQEVIAETLAADPDATAVELPPTRMTTFRQRTLEEIKRVNWDPSWGEERISNMIATRPDWCISRQRIWGVPIAVFLCCKCSTPLRNPAINAKVVDLFRKEGADAWYVHSPEQLLPAGTACAQCGNADTTEFRKEMDILDVWFESGASWHAVLDIEPELEFPADLYTEGGDQHRGWFHSSLLTSVAVREEAPYKMVATSGWTLDEQGRAFSKSLGNGVDPVDVAKRLGGEIIRLWVASVDFREDVAASESLMQRVSDNYRKLRNTLRFLLSNIHDFNPATDAITEFAKLEPLDQHILSRTAELDAKIRHAYDTFEFHRAYHALNEYVNTDLSALYLDVLKDRLYTLAPNAPARRSAQTALWRIAETLTRLVAPILSFTAEEVWAHLPKIEGREASVHVALFPNMQDIIPGSVKQIEEDWKQLLAIRVPALKALEEARNEKLIGKGLEASIRFEVSDSDAATYDLLARYGASLPELMNVSSVEVARVSTLAGAPLLETTAKFASGIKCERCWRYTEDVGQDGRFPTVCERCSEALIAIGYPPYDAPPSSEAA from the coding sequence ATGCCGGACGCACCAAATACCCCCGAGTCCAAGCCACTGAAGGCCACGCTGAACCTGCCCCAGACGACCTTCTCCATGAAGGCGAATCTTCCGGTCAACGAGCCCATTCGCCTGGAGGCGTGGGCCAAAGAGGATCTCTACGGCCAGATTCGCGCCGCCCGTACCGGTTCGCCCAAATACATCCTGCACGACGGACCGCCGTATGCGAACGGTGCGATTCACCTCGGGCATGCGCTGAACAAGTGCATCAAGGACTTCGTGGTCAAGACGAAGACGATGGCCGGCTTCGACGCCCCCTACGTTCCGGGCTGGGATTGCCATGGGTTGCCGATCGAGATCAAGGTGGACGAGCAGCTTGGGCGCAAGAAACTTGACATGGACCCCGTGGCGGTCCGCAAGGCCTGCCGGGCCTATGCGGAGAAGTACGTCGACCTGCAGCGGTCGCAGTTTCAGCGGCTTGGGGTGTTCGGACGCTGGGACAACCCGTACAAGACGATGTCGTTCGAGTACGAGGCGGCAATCGTCGAGACGTTTTACGAGTTCTACGAGCGGGAGTTCGTCTACAAAGGCCTGAAGCCGGTGTTCTGGTGCATCCACGACCGCACCGCGCTGGCCGAAGCCGAGGTGGAGTACGAGCAGCACACCAGCCCGTCCATCTACGTGCGGTATGCGCTGACGGGCGACGCGACCGCCATCGATCCAGCGTTTGCCGATCTGAGTGGGCAAGCCGGACCGGTCTACACGATCATCTGGACCACGACGCCCTGGACGATCCCGGCCTCGCAGGCTGTAGCGTTCAATCCCGAGATGGAGTACGTCGCGCTGGCCTGCGCGGGTGGCACCTACATCATCGCCGAGGCGTTGCTTGCGTCGGTCGTTGCCGCGTGCGATCTGAAGTCGGCTGCGGCTCCCGATGAGGCGGCGACGCAGGCTGACGTTCTCGTTCGGTTCGCCGGAAGCCGCATGGAGGGTGCGACCTTCCAGCATCCCTTCCTTGACCGCTCGATCCTTGGAGTCAACGCGCCCTACGTGACGGCGGAACAGGGTACCGGCGCGGTCCACACATCGCCCGCGCACGGCGTCGATGACTTCTACACCGGCAAGCGCTACAACTTGCCGGAGCTTCAGTACGTCGACAACGCGGGGAAGCAGAAGAATACGAACGGGCAGCCCTATGAAGACCTTACCGTCTTCAAATCGAACCCGGTGATCACGGAGATCCTGCGGGAGTCAGGTGCGCTGCTGAGTGCATCGACCCTGCTGCACTCGTATCCCCACTGCTGGCGCTGCCACAATCCAGTGATCGTCCGCGCGACCGAGCAGTGGTTTATCGCGATGGAGACGCCGATGCACGCCGCGGTGTCCGAAGAGGAGACGCAGGAGGTCATTGCCGAGACCCTTGCCGCCGATCCCGACGCAACCGCTGTCGAGCTTCCGCCGACCCGGATGACAACGTTTCGGCAGAGGACGCTCGAAGAGATCAAGCGCGTGAATTGGGATCCCTCCTGGGGCGAGGAGCGTATCTCGAACATGATCGCGACACGTCCGGACTGGTGCATCTCGCGCCAGCGCATCTGGGGCGTGCCGATTGCCGTCTTCCTGTGCTGCAAGTGCAGCACGCCGCTGCGCAATCCTGCCATCAACGCAAAGGTCGTCGACCTCTTCCGCAAGGAGGGGGCCGATGCCTGGTACGTGCACTCTCCTGAGCAGCTTCTTCCGGCGGGTACGGCCTGCGCACAGTGCGGCAACGCCGATACGACGGAGTTCCGGAAGGAGATGGATATCCTCGACGTCTGGTTTGAGTCGGGTGCGAGCTGGCATGCGGTGCTCGACATCGAGCCCGAGCTTGAGTTTCCTGCCGACCTCTACACCGAGGGCGGCGACCAGCATCGCGGCTGGTTCCATTCCTCCCTGCTGACGTCGGTCGCCGTGCGTGAAGAGGCTCCATACAAGATGGTCGCCACTTCGGGCTGGACACTCGATGAGCAGGGGCGTGCCTTCTCGAAGTCGCTCGGGAACGGCGTCGACCCGGTGGATGTAGCGAAGAGGCTGGGCGGCGAGATCATCCGGCTTTGGGTGGCGTCGGTCGACTTCCGCGAGGATGTCGCCGCATCCGAATCCCTGATGCAGCGGGTGAGCGACAACTACCGCAAGCTACGCAACACGCTGCGCTTCCTCCTGAGCAACATCCACGACTTCAACCCGGCAACCGATGCGATCACGGAGTTTGCGAAGCTCGAGCCGCTCGACCAGCACATCCTTTCGCGAACGGCCGAGCTTGATGCGAAGATCCGGCACGCCTACGACACCTTCGAGTTTCACCGGGCGTACCACGCACTGAACGAGTACGTGAACACGGACCTTTCGGCGCTATACCTCGATGTCCTGAAAGATCGCCTTTATACGCTTGCCCCGAACGCTCCAGCAAGACGTTCCGCGCAGACCGCTTTGTGGCGCATCGCCGAGACGCTGACGCGCCTTGTGGCTCCGATCCTGAGCTTCACGGCGGAAGAGGTCTGGGCGCATCTGCCGAAGATTGAAGGGCGCGAGGCGAGCGTCCATGTGGCACTGTTCCCGAATATGCAGGACATCATTCCGGGCAGCGTGAAGCAGATCGAGGAAGACTGGAAGCAGCTTCTCGCAATTCGCGTTCCCGCGCTCAAGGCTCTCGAAGAGGCACGGAATGAGAAGCTGATCGGCAAGGGACTCGAGGCCTCGATCCGCTTTGAGGTCTCCGATTCCGATGCCGCAACGTATGACCTGCTTGCGCGCTACGGGGCGAGTCTTCCGGAACTGATGAACGTCTCCTCGGTCGAGGTAGCGCGCGTCTCGACGCTTGCCGGCGCGCCTCTGCTCGAGACGACTGCAAAGTTCGCAAGCGGAATCAAGTGCGAGCGCTGCTGGCGCTATACCGAAGATGTAGGCCAGGATGGCAGGTTTCCGACCGTGTGTGAACGCTGCTCCGAGGCCCTGATCGCCATCGGATATCCGCCGTACGACGCGCCGCCGAGCTCGGAGGCTGCCTGA
- a CDS encoding GAF domain-containing sensor histidine kinase, with amino-acid sequence MYVSRTTKPGSSEEEARLAALKRYSVLDTMPEMGYDDVTRLASFICDTPISLVSLVDADRQWFKSVQGLPIRETPREESFCALTLGTAETLIVEDATADPRFRNNSLVFGDPNIRFYAGAPIVEPGGEVLGTVCVIDTKPRVLEPRQIAALEALARQVMTLLELRRTIDDNARAAAKMQTIEKLAAVGQLASAMSHEINNPLQSMTNLLYMADACENRADQQDYLRKSQEELARISQTVRQTLRFHQSSERAVPTRLVEVVESVLTLFRSRLEHASVEVKVNDTQGALLTCYKSDIHQAIANLVSNALDAVNGRPGGRIEVRVRTMSSHSSAGQGVRFTIADNGCGMDNATQGRLFEPFHSNKAPRGTGLGLWVVKGILEKHQASIHVTSRDRGQTHGTVFSIFFPLKNGCTA; translated from the coding sequence ATGTACGTCTCCCGCACAACAAAGCCTGGTTCGTCTGAGGAAGAGGCGCGACTGGCGGCGTTGAAGCGTTATTCGGTGCTCGACACCATGCCGGAGATGGGATACGACGATGTGACCCGGCTGGCGTCGTTCATCTGCGACACGCCGATTTCCCTGGTTTCGCTGGTTGATGCGGACCGGCAGTGGTTCAAGTCGGTCCAGGGGCTTCCGATCCGCGAGACGCCGCGCGAAGAGAGCTTCTGCGCGCTGACCCTTGGCACAGCGGAGACGCTGATCGTCGAGGATGCGACGGCCGACCCGCGGTTTCGCAACAACTCACTCGTCTTCGGAGACCCGAATATACGCTTTTATGCAGGCGCCCCGATCGTCGAACCGGGTGGCGAGGTCCTGGGAACGGTATGCGTGATCGACACCAAGCCGCGCGTGCTGGAACCGCGGCAGATCGCGGCTCTCGAGGCGCTTGCCCGGCAGGTCATGACGCTTCTGGAGCTTCGGCGCACGATCGATGACAATGCCCGGGCTGCGGCAAAGATGCAGACCATCGAGAAGTTGGCGGCGGTGGGACAGCTTGCAAGCGCGATGTCGCACGAGATCAATAATCCGTTGCAGTCGATGACGAACCTGCTGTACATGGCGGACGCGTGTGAGAACCGGGCGGATCAACAGGATTACCTGAGGAAATCGCAGGAGGAGCTGGCCCGTATCTCGCAGACTGTCCGGCAGACCCTACGCTTTCATCAGTCGTCGGAGAGGGCGGTACCGACAAGGCTCGTCGAGGTGGTCGAATCGGTGCTGACACTGTTCCGGAGTCGACTTGAGCATGCTTCGGTCGAGGTGAAGGTCAACGACACCCAGGGGGCGCTGTTGACCTGCTACAAATCCGACATCCACCAGGCGATCGCCAACCTTGTGAGCAACGCGCTGGATGCGGTAAACGGAAGGCCGGGAGGCAGGATCGAGGTGAGGGTCCGCACCATGAGTTCGCATTCGAGCGCGGGGCAGGGTGTGAGATTTACGATCGCTGACAACGGATGTGGGATGGACAATGCCACGCAAGGCCGGCTGTTCGAGCCGTTTCACTCGAACAAGGCGCCACGAGGAACGGGGCTTGGCCTTTGGGTGGTGAAAGGAATTCTTGAGAAGCACCAGGCGTCCATTCATGTCACAAGCCGGGACCGAGGGCAGACTCACGGGACGGTCTTCTCGATCTTCTTTCCGTTGAAGAACGGATGCACGGCATAG
- a CDS encoding methyl-accepting chemotaxis protein, with protein sequence MNLEAKLGLSSGVLVSAMLLSAIMADLSIRKADHLSETVTTKQVPLIMLMHEVGRELAESMQSLESYMLFGIDPKASRQFRESHRVSLERANQAILHFHEHLSDVTLLPEDRERLQKIEVGIGRLTQIGEEVESANESHTEAGTARAYDLIQNEVLALDDSMDKLVADLTDSQENIASQENLQLRRLHEDVVITLWLCTLLTALLGAAVAVLLITEITRSLRTLTDRANAIASGDLTGHDFLDVSNDQIGSLAIAMQEMQSSLSAIIGTTVETARTLTANADSMHQASDLIHHRIDEQSQQTQHAATAMHEMSTSIDEVSRHARSAADTARAAAQTARDGGAIVTEMLGSMAGIASAVDETSSSLGLLGEDSKRISQIVTVIEEIARMTNLLALNAAIEAARAGDHGRGFAVVAGEVRRLAESTAQATGEIAGMIRGIQGRTQAAIASMASGTAAVNQGVETTHRAGEALEGIIVMAERVDRMIAQIAIAATQQAAAANQSSASLHSIYSLSRENLGEMATTAAGVESLRATAVLLERHVVRFHLRPVAVSGEPGGSPTAAVERALLPA encoded by the coding sequence ATGAATCTCGAAGCAAAGCTTGGTCTCAGCAGCGGCGTCCTGGTTTCGGCGATGCTTCTAAGCGCCATTATGGCGGACCTGAGTATTCGCAAGGCGGATCACCTCTCGGAAACCGTGACCACAAAGCAGGTGCCGCTGATCATGCTTATGCACGAGGTGGGTCGCGAACTCGCCGAGAGCATGCAGTCGCTGGAGTCATACATGCTGTTCGGGATCGATCCGAAAGCCTCCCGCCAGTTTCGGGAGTCGCACCGGGTGTCTCTTGAACGGGCGAATCAGGCGATTCTTCACTTCCATGAGCATCTCTCCGACGTCACCCTGCTGCCGGAAGACAGAGAGAGGCTGCAGAAAATCGAGGTGGGCATCGGGCGGCTCACGCAGATTGGGGAAGAGGTCGAGAGCGCGAACGAATCGCATACCGAAGCGGGCACGGCACGGGCTTACGACCTGATCCAGAACGAGGTGCTTGCGCTCGACGATTCGATGGACAAGCTTGTGGCCGACCTTACCGACTCCCAGGAGAATATTGCCTCCCAGGAGAATCTACAGTTGCGCCGACTGCATGAAGATGTGGTGATCACGCTTTGGTTGTGCACGCTGCTGACAGCGCTTCTCGGCGCGGCAGTCGCGGTGCTGCTGATCACTGAGATCACAAGGTCGCTGCGAACACTGACGGATCGAGCGAATGCCATTGCCAGCGGCGACCTGACCGGACATGACTTCCTCGATGTGTCGAACGACCAGATCGGATCGCTGGCGATCGCGATGCAGGAGATGCAGTCCAGCCTTTCCGCGATTATCGGAACCACGGTCGAAACAGCACGGACCCTCACGGCGAACGCCGACTCCATGCATCAGGCGAGCGACCTGATTCATCACCGGATCGACGAGCAGAGCCAGCAGACGCAGCACGCGGCCACCGCCATGCACGAGATGTCGACCTCGATTGACGAGGTATCGCGGCATGCGCGGTCGGCGGCGGATACGGCGAGAGCGGCGGCCCAGACGGCTCGAGATGGAGGGGCGATTGTGACCGAGATGCTCGGCTCGATGGCTGGAATTGCCAGCGCTGTCGATGAGACTTCGTCGTCGCTCGGGCTGCTTGGCGAAGATTCGAAAAGGATCTCCCAGATCGTTACGGTGATCGAGGAGATCGCCCGGATGACGAACCTGCTTGCGCTCAATGCGGCCATCGAGGCGGCGCGTGCAGGAGATCACGGTCGGGGTTTCGCGGTCGTGGCGGGCGAGGTGCGGCGGCTCGCCGAGTCGACGGCGCAGGCGACCGGGGAGATCGCCGGGATGATCCGGGGGATCCAGGGACGCACACAAGCCGCGATTGCGAGCATGGCCAGCGGGACCGCTGCGGTAAACCAGGGGGTCGAGACGACGCATCGGGCAGGAGAGGCGCTCGAAGGCATCATCGTGATGGCGGAGCGGGTGGACCGGATGATCGCGCAGATCGCGATCGCGGCCACGCAGCAGGCGGCGGCGGCCAACCAGTCGAGTGCGAGCCTGCATTCCATCTACTCGCTGAGCCGGGAGAACCTGGGGGAGATGGCGACAACGGCGGCGGGGGTCGAAAGCCTGCGCGCGACGGCCGTCCTGCTGGAACGGCATGTCGTTCGCTTTCACCTGCGTCCCGTGGCTGTCTCCGGAGAGCCTGGCGGTTCACCCACCGCTGCGGTGGAACGGGCGCTTCTTCCAGCTTGA
- a CDS encoding L-threonylcarbamoyladenylate synthase, with translation MKQGTTARLGREEVGLAAAILRNGGLVAFPTETVYGLGANALDADAVAGIFAAKERPRWDPLIVHVADRARLDSVAHVSPEVEKLIAAFWPGPLTLLLPRTSAIPDAVTAGRDLVGVRMPAHPIALDLIRQSGVPIAAPSANRFGHTSPTTAAHVLVDLDGRIDAILDGGPTSVGVESTVLDVGARMIYRPGAVTAEQISSVLGAEVSLVGDVFAHEPESLPSPGVGMRHYAPRARLVLVEGTISDGIITRLETTVDGFEAQVGVMLPTGWRSGASMFVYPWGDWENGEELARRVFAGLRALDEAGATVIVCPVPDATGIGAALRDRLGKASRTD, from the coding sequence ATGAAACAAGGAACTACGGCCCGTTTGGGGAGGGAAGAAGTCGGGCTTGCCGCAGCCATCTTGCGAAACGGAGGCCTCGTCGCTTTCCCTACCGAGACGGTCTACGGTCTCGGCGCGAACGCTCTTGATGCAGATGCGGTCGCAGGAATCTTTGCCGCGAAGGAGCGGCCCCGGTGGGATCCCCTGATCGTCCATGTCGCCGACCGGGCGAGGCTGGACAGCGTCGCGCACGTTTCTCCGGAGGTAGAAAAGCTGATCGCAGCGTTCTGGCCCGGCCCACTGACGCTTCTGCTGCCGAGGACATCCGCGATCCCTGACGCGGTCACCGCCGGGCGTGATCTCGTGGGCGTAAGAATGCCTGCCCATCCAATTGCACTGGATCTCATTCGGCAATCCGGCGTGCCCATCGCCGCCCCAAGCGCCAACCGCTTCGGCCACACCAGCCCCACGACCGCCGCTCATGTCCTTGTCGATCTCGACGGACGAATCGACGCTATCCTCGACGGCGGTCCCACGTCGGTCGGCGTGGAATCGACCGTCCTGGATGTTGGCGCGAGAATGATCTATCGCCCGGGGGCGGTGACCGCGGAGCAGATATCCTCTGTCCTCGGCGCCGAGGTCTCTCTGGTTGGAGACGTGTTTGCGCACGAGCCTGAAAGTCTTCCATCCCCAGGCGTGGGCATGCGCCACTACGCCCCGCGCGCGCGCCTCGTTCTCGTCGAAGGAACAATCTCCGACGGCATCATCACCCGGCTAGAGACCACAGTCGACGGATTCGAAGCCCAGGTCGGAGTCATGCTGCCCACCGGGTGGCGCTCCGGCGCATCCATGTTTGTCTATCCGTGGGGCGACTGGGAGAACGGCGAAGAACTCGCTCGACGTGTCTTTGCAGGCCTCCGCGCGTTGGACGAGGCCGGGGCTACGGTCATCGTCTGCCCCGTCCCCGACGCCACCGGAATCGGAGCTGCCTTGCGGGATCGCCTCGGCAAGGCCTCCCGCACGGATTAG
- a CDS encoding TPM domain-containing protein: protein MIWPRKLALTLALFFVGFTVCGAETVAGLPAPTGYVNDFAGVLNPTTKQNLEALCTDVDKQAHAQIAVVTIKTIDGDQSIDEFATALEEKWKVGAKGTDRGLLMLFVMTPRAGRIEVGYGLEGILNDAKVGTIGRTMVPAASQNDYNTAIPLGVQQIAQVIAADAGVTLTTAQPIHRYHREGVQQQTVHLSFFQVLIVGGVLLFILFLLIKTGNVGLIFFLLGNILGGGGGGGGGRGRDDDRGGGGFGGFGGGSSGGGGASGDW from the coding sequence ATGATCTGGCCCAGAAAACTTGCGCTTACCCTTGCACTTTTCTTTGTGGGCTTCACCGTCTGCGGCGCGGAGACGGTAGCCGGATTGCCAGCGCCCACCGGCTACGTGAACGACTTTGCCGGTGTCCTCAATCCAACCACGAAGCAGAACCTCGAAGCCCTTTGCACCGACGTGGACAAGCAGGCGCACGCGCAAATCGCTGTCGTCACGATCAAGACCATCGACGGCGACCAGTCGATCGACGAGTTCGCCACAGCGCTCGAAGAGAAGTGGAAGGTCGGAGCCAAGGGCACGGATCGCGGCCTCCTCATGCTCTTCGTCATGACCCCCCGCGCCGGACGGATCGAGGTGGGCTACGGCCTCGAGGGAATCCTCAACGACGCCAAGGTCGGAACCATCGGACGCACCATGGTCCCGGCAGCAAGCCAGAACGACTACAACACCGCGATACCGCTCGGCGTGCAGCAGATCGCACAGGTCATCGCGGCGGACGCGGGCGTCACGCTGACCACCGCGCAGCCGATCCATCGCTACCACCGCGAGGGGGTGCAGCAGCAGACCGTCCATCTCAGTTTCTTCCAAGTGCTGATCGTAGGCGGGGTGCTCCTTTTCATTCTCTTCCTACTCATCAAGACCGGAAACGTCGGACTGATCTTCTTCCTGCTCGGTAATATTCTTGGTGGAGGCGGCGGTGGAGGAGGCGGAAGAGGCCGTGACGACGATCGCGGTGGAGGTGGGTTTGGCGGGTTTGGTGGAGGCAGCTCAGGCGGGGGCGGCGCAAGTGGCGATTGGTAA
- a CDS encoding DNA polymerase III subunit delta' — translation MPDALPAGFNEFLGNTGAVEQLRTAIAAGRLPHSIILAGPNGAGKYTLALMLAMAVECERQPRDLWSNGQALAGFCGVCSNCTRIASAYDLAGLVDAAVASREDLRETDKKETRVLIQQHPDVLIIPPDPPQLLIKLGQVRTVIQRAQRHPSEAPRRIFIFTAASFMKEAANSLLKVLEEPPPTVHIIILAENVGELLPTIRSRCATVRLGALPVEELEMLLADRRPDVLPQHRALIARLAQGAAGRALGFDLAAYTAARADAMLMLRNAAESASSHGDPEHTGLFKMTETYRAGAEGQQKTTALLRGITLLLEDLLLLMAGTPELIRNIDLRPELERLAGMVNFAWIEQASRGLDQVYSGMRRNLLRNLSLDAFATGLAQPMRG, via the coding sequence ATGCCTGACGCGCTGCCAGCCGGGTTCAACGAATTTCTTGGAAACACCGGTGCCGTCGAGCAGCTCCGAACGGCGATTGCCGCCGGGCGGCTCCCCCATTCGATCATCCTCGCGGGACCGAACGGTGCGGGCAAGTACACGCTGGCCCTGATGCTCGCCATGGCGGTGGAGTGCGAACGCCAGCCGCGGGATCTGTGGTCGAACGGGCAGGCGCTGGCCGGGTTCTGTGGCGTCTGCTCCAACTGCACGCGGATCGCCAGTGCCTACGATCTTGCCGGCCTGGTTGATGCGGCGGTTGCGTCACGCGAAGACCTGCGCGAGACGGATAAGAAGGAGACGCGGGTGCTCATTCAGCAGCATCCGGACGTACTCATCATTCCGCCGGACCCGCCGCAGCTTCTGATCAAGCTCGGGCAGGTGCGCACTGTGATCCAGAGGGCGCAGCGGCATCCGTCCGAGGCTCCACGACGCATCTTTATCTTTACCGCCGCGAGCTTCATGAAGGAGGCGGCAAATTCGCTGCTTAAGGTGCTTGAGGAACCGCCGCCTACCGTACACATCATCATTCTGGCTGAAAATGTCGGCGAGCTCCTGCCGACGATCCGGTCGCGGTGTGCGACGGTCAGGCTGGGGGCGCTCCCGGTAGAAGAGCTGGAGATGCTGCTTGCCGACCGTCGGCCCGACGTACTACCACAGCACCGGGCGCTGATTGCGCGGCTGGCGCAGGGGGCGGCGGGGAGAGCGTTGGGGTTCGACCTGGCGGCTTACACCGCGGCACGGGCGGATGCGATGCTCATGCTCCGCAATGCGGCGGAGTCGGCTTCGAGCCATGGGGATCCGGAGCACACGGGGCTATTCAAGATGACGGAGACGTATCGGGCCGGGGCCGAAGGTCAGCAGAAGACCACGGCGCTGCTTCGTGGGATCACCCTTCTCCTTGAGGATCTGCTTCTCCTGATGGCAGGGACACCGGAGTTGATCCGGAATATCGATCTCAGGCCGGAGCTTGAGCGGCTTGCCGGGATGGTCAACTTTGCGTGGATCGAACAGGCGAGCCGTGGCCTGGATCAGGTCTACAGCGGAATGAGGCGCAACCTCCTGCGCAATCTTTCGCTCGACGCGTTCGCGACGGGGCTGGCGCAGCCGATGCGCGGGTGA
- a CDS encoding class IV adenylate cyclase, which translates to MQSAEIELKFLISDIASLEARLPGLGFHLDTPRTFEANTLFDTPERSLRGKGQILRVRQYGDLWTLTHKRTPDDDDPESRYKTRIETETHVDDAEALGEIFCQLGYSPVFRYEKYRTEWSHSTNEDRNPLHLVIDETPIGIWGELEGPVSRIDSTLAELSIDPATCTTQSYGKLFLGWKERNESPAENLTFAEIEALQPAVRA; encoded by the coding sequence ATGCAGAGCGCAGAGATCGAACTGAAGTTCCTGATTTCCGATATCGCCTCTCTCGAAGCCCGCCTCCCCGGCCTCGGCTTTCACCTCGACACCCCACGCACCTTCGAGGCAAACACGCTGTTCGATACGCCGGAGCGAAGCCTCCGCGGTAAGGGTCAGATCCTGCGGGTTCGCCAGTACGGTGACCTATGGACCCTGACCCACAAGCGCACGCCGGACGACGACGATCCGGAGTCGCGCTATAAGACACGCATTGAGACGGAGACGCACGTCGACGATGCGGAGGCGCTCGGAGAGATCTTCTGTCAGCTCGGCTACTCTCCGGTTTTCCGGTACGAGAAGTACCGCACCGAGTGGTCGCACAGCACGAACGAGGACCGCAATCCCTTGCACCTCGTCATCGACGAGACGCCGATCGGGATCTGGGGTGAGCTTGAGGGCCCGGTAAGCCGGATCGACTCGACGCTGGCGGAGCTTTCGATCGACCCGGCGACGTGCACGACGCAGAGTTACGGAAAGCTGTTTCTCGGGTGGAAAGAGCGGAACGAGAGTCCGGCGGAGAATCTCACGTTTGCCGAGATTGAAGCGCTGCAGCCGGCGGTTCGGGCCTGA
- a CDS encoding energy transducer TonB: MENLTLTPPEEGQTHPAPQLRPADVPVWGEPVEEEGVLASLIASVRDVFFPVKLPPLVLESKPIAVVDRMAVKRDPKSTAVAIVAHVVVIALILFLVAKKVKFSAPVTPPLVTNLEAPPPMKIPPKANVMGGGGGQKSPTPVAQGRLPKFAQEQITPPKAPPLEQPKIAIEPTVIMQKDLKMANSTLPNLGMPNSPIVGTGSLGNGSGTGIGSGNGAGVGAGSGGNTGGGAMRIGGGVSAPIPISMPDPEFSEEARKAKVAGNVLVYLWVDQNGNPTHVRVIRGIGMGLDEKAMEAVRQYKFKPARKDGKPVTVEMNVEVNFQIF; the protein is encoded by the coding sequence ATGGAAAATTTGACATTGACGCCACCCGAAGAAGGGCAGACCCATCCGGCACCGCAGCTTCGCCCGGCTGACGTGCCCGTCTGGGGAGAGCCTGTAGAAGAAGAGGGAGTCCTCGCCTCACTGATCGCGAGTGTGCGCGACGTCTTCTTTCCGGTAAAGCTTCCTCCTCTCGTCCTCGAATCCAAGCCAATCGCAGTCGTTGACCGCATGGCGGTCAAGCGCGATCCCAAATCGACCGCGGTCGCCATCGTGGCCCACGTCGTGGTCATCGCCCTGATCCTCTTCCTGGTCGCGAAGAAGGTGAAGTTCTCCGCCCCTGTTACGCCGCCGCTTGTCACTAACCTCGAAGCTCCTCCCCCGATGAAGATCCCGCCGAAAGCGAACGTCATGGGTGGCGGCGGCGGACAGAAGAGCCCCACTCCGGTGGCCCAGGGCCGCCTGCCCAAGTTTGCCCAGGAGCAGATCACCCCGCCCAAGGCTCCTCCGCTTGAGCAGCCCAAGATTGCCATCGAGCCGACGGTCATCATGCAGAAGGACCTGAAGATGGCCAATTCCACCCTGCCGAATCTTGGCATGCCGAACTCGCCGATCGTCGGCACCGGCAGTCTCGGCAACGGAAGCGGCACAGGCATCGGCTCCGGCAACGGTGCCGGCGTAGGCGCGGGTTCCGGCGGAAACACCGGCGGCGGTGCCATGCGCATCGGTGGCGGCGTGTCGGCCCCGATTCCCATCTCCATGCCCGACCCCGAGTTCTCCGAGGAAGCCCGCAAGGCCAAGGTTGCCGGAAACGTCCTCGTCTACCTCTGGGTCGACCAGAACGGCAACCCGACCCACGTCCGTGTCATTCGCGGAATTGGCATGGGGCTCGACGAGAAGGCCATGGAAGCCGTCCGCCAGTACAAGTTCAAGCCCGCCCGCAAGGATGGAAAGCCCGTGACGGTCGAGATGAACGTCGAGGTCAACTTCCAGATCTTCTAA